DNA from Vespa velutina chromosome 23, iVesVel2.1, whole genome shotgun sequence:
TAATTCCATGCACAAAATTTCAAATCTTGCCGAGGTGAACCACAATAAAACTGCAACCTGACAATCAATGGTACCACCGACGGATGCTAAAATTCCAACGAATCCTTGGtgaaagtaaattatttcgtatatgGGATGCGAATCAACTTTAAAAGGATACTTGGCGTATGTTGGCAATGGTTGGGATAATATCGCCGGTCCTAAAATAAGACCTGAACAAATCACGTAAAAGCCAATGGttgtaattaaatgaaaaatcgcACATCTCTTtacataattttgtaatattcttttctccaAAGGGTTAGCTCGTTTTACGAAATTTTCCATCTCCAGGATTATCGACTGCGATCAAGAacaggaaacaaaaaaaagaaaaaaaaaaaaaaaaaaaaagacaaaaagacgaaatgaaaaatagaacgaaCATCGAACTAACTCGTTCGAACGTTGAAATGAAATTGTCAAAAAGGGTAATAATGGAAggaaaaacgacaaaaaaaagagagagagagagagagagagaagaaataaagtacaaaagaaaaagaaggaaaaagagaaaaatttgatttaccTGAAATTTCCAACGTTGCTTTCTCAATATCAACATCTTTATACACATTTGACAGACACCTGCTAGAATGCACGTAGTTTGTATCGTAATTAAAGTATTCTGACGATACTCATAAATCCCATTAATTAATGCTAAAAGCAAGAACGTAGCGGTTAAAAACGATGTCCACCAATAAATGTCACGCAAGAgtaattgtttttttgttgCGTTTAAAGGGGGCGGCCAACAGCCCATTATTATAACACTCATTTTCGTAAATTTCAAAGCAGTTTCCGGtgtaatatcaaatatcattatttattacaatatataacaataaattcactcgataatgttataaaattgatcgtaCGTAAGAAATACTTTTGTAACCATCGGCTCGATATTAGATCGTTACAATTTAGTGACATTCGATAACTTATCATAAATACAATCTCAATAATGATTTTCGTTCGTGTACGCGTATCGAGAGATCgagcgaaataaataaataaatcatttgacAATTAATGTATACAACGTTGCTTTCACGACCTGACTATTACCATCGATTACTTCGTAATGCCGGTTTAAATCCAACGTTTCTATGATATTATCCGAAgtttatttcctttcatcgaatttcaattaggtatattatatttatcgaataatgAGTACCgtttaaaatacatttgaagaattctaatttttttctttctttctttttcctttttttcttttcctttcttttcttttcatcatcTTAAGCTATGATTACAAATCTATAGTTcgcattgtaataatataggaaaacgtagaaaaatatcttttcatatcttttgcACTTACGGTTACGTATTCCATTATGCTTACGAAGATTACTATTTCCTCTATTCCCTCACACCCCCCACCCTCTCCCCGTACACCCTTTCGTAAGAGTATGAATATGTTATCAAGGGTTTTCatacatcttttctttttcttcttcttcttcttttttttcttcttctctctttaacttctctctttaactattatcattcattatttcgCATCGATACTTCCacccttattttcttttccctagTTCTATTTCTATGTGCTATCGAGGAacaaattatgaattttcttcacgtatgtatatgaCGAATGtgttaactttattttcatttattgaaaGCAGACATCAGTTGAGggacttgtttttttttctttttttttttcttttttttcttctagagAAATGTACCTTTTAGATAATCAAGCGTCGAATAGAAagcaagtaagtaaataaatttgtgaaattcaatttatagatctattctttcttcttccttttctttttctcgtttttttttcttttttttcttattttaatcttttcttattttaacatttttcttattttaacatGAGAAAAtaggataatttttaatgatttttctatactttttattaatcattcattGTTTTGCATCTATATTCGACATTTCCATCCTACTTTTCCTTaacttaattctttttctttctacaaattcatttattcttctttgtacaaatacaaaaaattaattaatcgttttatttaacaGCAGCTCTCAATGTTGTGAAGTATGAAAATGACGATG
Protein-coding regions in this window:
- the LOC124956783 gene encoding odorant receptor 30a-like isoform X2, yielding MISYRMSLNCNDLISSRWLQKYFLPLINGIYEYRQNTLITIQTTCILAGVCQMCIKMLILRKQRWKFQSIILEMENFVKRANPLEKRILQNYVKRCAIFHLITTIGFYVICSGLILGPAILSQPLPTYAKYPFKVDSHPIYEIIYFHQGFVGILASVGGTIDCQVAVLLWFTSARFEILCMELTRFINLFDLNCCIRKHLHLLRYAKDVVITVRYIILITTCISALIMIFGGLQLIFAKSTTMKIQFVILVIGAVIQLFLCSHPAENLAGMSMAIGLSVYNSNWIGQSTKVLKSICILIQRSQKPVIVNIDGVLPALSLKYYASFLSSSFSYFTTLRAAMI
- the LOC124956783 gene encoding odorant receptor 30a-like isoform X1 produces the protein MIFDITPETALKFTKMSVIIMGCWPPPLNATKKQLLLRDIYWWTSFLTATFLLLALINGIYEYRQNTLITIQTTCILAGVCQMCIKMLILRKQRWKFQSIILEMENFVKRANPLEKRILQNYVKRCAIFHLITTIGFYVICSGLILGPAILSQPLPTYAKYPFKVDSHPIYEIIYFHQGFVGILASVGGTIDCQVAVLLWFTSARFEILCMELTRFINLFDLNCCIRKHLHLLRYAKDVVITVRYIILITTCISALIMIFGGLQLIFAKSTTMKIQFVILVIGAVIQLFLCSHPAENLAGMSMAIGLSVYNSNWIGQSTKVLKSICILIQRSQKPVIVNIDGVLPALSLKYYASFLSSSFSYFTTLRAAMI